A portion of the Thunnus maccoyii chromosome 20, fThuMac1.1, whole genome shotgun sequence genome contains these proteins:
- the LOC121887501 gene encoding reticulon-4 receptor, which produces MLGVTPLLPLLVSTVVSGVRLCPSRCMCHESSDLVDCRSRGLVRVPAGVPHGTWLLDLSGNQLTEVCNGSFVGLWSLKILLMSNNSIQTVQSKSLSSLQFLEKLDLSHNQLRWLPLDFSQSLSSLQELWLDHNLLQHLDPSSLGDFENLKKLDLSYNLIRTMDVGAFSSLSRLSFLSLEGNELMTLRDGLLSRQQSLEVLLLNHNNISAIETMALAPLRSLTLLGLQGNQLEHIRFKTFLKLQTTSTHLQMSLNPWTCDCELQRVFSKIQHVRHLYVGDYKEIICHAPAQQAGVSLSSVDSQLCITETASVLVITITVMLAVIGALLKAEHNEKNKQTVSDTESQR; this is translated from the exons ATGCTGGGTGTGACTCCTCTGCTGCCTCTCCTTGTGAGCACGGTGGTGTCGGGCGTCAGGTTGTGTCCCAGCCGCTGCATGTGCCACGAATCCTCTGACCTTGTGGACTGCAGGTCTCGTGGATTGGTCCGAGTCCCAGCCGGCGTCCCTCACGGCACCTGGCTGCTGGATCTGAGCGGGAACCAGCTGACCGAGGTATGCAACGGATCCTTCGTAGGGCTGTGGTCACTGAAGATCCTCCTCATGTCCAACAACAGCATCCAGACTGTGCAGTCAAAG TCTCTGTCATCACTACAATTTCTGGAGAAGCTGGACTTGAGTCATAACCAGCTGCGTTGGCTCCCTCTGGACTTCTCTCAGAGTCTATCCTCCCTCCAGGAGCTCTGGTTGGACCACAACCTGCTGCAGCACCTGGACCCCTCTTCACTGGGTGACTTTGAGAACCTGAAAAAACTGGACCTGAGCTACAACCTCATCCGGACGATGGATGTCGGAGCTTTCAGCAGCCTGTCTCGACTGAGCTTCCTCAGCCTGGAAGGGAACGAGCTGATGACCCTCAGGGACGGCCTGTTGAGCAGGCAGCAAAGCCTGGAGGTGCTGCTGCTCAACCACAACAACATCTCAGCGATCGAAACCATGGCTCTGGCTCCTTTACGGAGTCTGACTCTGCTGGGTCTCCAGGGAAACCAGCTGGAACACATCAGGTTCAAGACCTTCCTGAAGCTCCAGACCACAAGCACCCACCTTCAGATGTCCCTCAACCCCTGGACCTGCGACTGCGAGCTGCAGCGCGTCTTCAGCAAGATCCAGCACGTTCGACATCTGTATGTGGGGGACTATAAAGAAATCATCTGTCATGCTCCTGCTCAGCAGGCCGGGGTCTCCCTGTCCTCAGTGGACAGCCAGCTGTGTATAACTGAGACGGCGTCGGTGCTCGTCATCACCATCACGGTCATGCTCGCTGTGATCGGTGCACTGCTCAAAGCAGAACACAACgagaagaacaaacaaactgtaagtGATACAGAGTCACAGAGAtaa
- the tmem101 gene encoding transmembrane protein 101 produces MAAPSRKQILRFLAQLGAFILTRFGFWNCFSMLMLFAERADSKRKPDIHVPYLYVDMGAAVLCASFMSFGVKRRWFAMASAIQLAISTYASYVGEQVYYGDWLKVRMYSRALAIIGGFLVLASGAGEVYRQKPRSRSLQSTGQVFLGVYLICVVYSLQHSKEDRLAYLNHIAGGEITLMLLEVLFGVLALAFLSGCYIRLAAQILATVLPLAILLIDGNLGYWHHTRKVEFWNQMKLIGHNVGIFGAVLILATDG; encoded by the exons ATGGCAGCCCCTAGTAGGAAACAGATATTGAGGTTTCTCGCCCAGTTAGGAGCGTTTATTTTGACTCGGTTCGGGTTTTGGAACTGCTTCAGTATGTTGATGCTGTTTGCTGAACGCGCGGACTCAAAAAG GAAGCCAGACATTCATGTACCGTACCTGTATGTGGACATGGGGGCTGCGGTGCTGTGTGCCAGCTTCATGTCCTTCGGGGTGAAGAGGAGATGGTTTGCAATGGCCTCTGCCATACAGCTGGCCATCAGCACTTATGCGTCGTACGTTGGAGAACAGGTGTACTACGGGGACTGGCTGAAG GTTCGAATGTATTCCAGAGCGCTGGCCATTATCGGAGGCTTTCTGGTTCTGGCCAGCGGGGCGGGGGAGGTGTACAGACAGAAACCCCGCAGCAGGTCCCTGCAGTCTACTGGACAGGTTTTCCTGGGAGTCTACCTCATCTGTGTG GTGTACTCGCTCCAGCACAGCAAAGAGGACAGGCTGGCCTACCTGAACCACATCGCCGGTGGAGAGATCACCCTGATGCTGCTGGAGGTGCTGTTCGGGGTGCTGGCTCTCGCTTTCCTCTCCGGCTGCTACATCCGTCTGGCCGCGCAGATCCTGGCCACCGTCCTGCCTCTGGCGATCCTGCTCATCGACGGCAACCTGGGCTACTGGCACCACACCCGCAAGGTGGAGTTCTGGAACCAGATGAAGCTGATCGGACATAACGTGGGCATCTTCGGCGCCGTGCTGATCCTGGCTACCGACGGTTGA
- the lsm12b gene encoding protein LSM12 homolog A, whose amino-acid sequence MAAPGPGEYFSVGSHISCFTCLGQRLQGEVVAFDYQSKMLTLKCASTSGKPNLNDVILINLAYVSDVDIINDRTETPPPLASLNVSKLANRARTEKEDKLSQAYAISAGVSVEGQQLFQTIHKTIKDCKWQEKNIIVMDDVIISPPYQVENCKGKEGSALSHVRKIVEKHFRDVESQKSMQRSQAQQTQKDSTLSS is encoded by the exons ATGGCGGCTCCTGGACCGGGGGAGTATTTCAGCGTCGGGAGCCATATCTCTTGCTTCACCTGCTTGGGCCAACGTCTGCAGGGAGAAGTGGTCGCGTTTGACTACCAGTCCAAGATGTTGACTCTGA AATGTGCTTCCACCAGCGGTAAGCCAAACCTCAACGACGTCATCCTGATCAACTTAGCCTATGTTTCTGATGTGGACATAATAAATGACCGCACTGAGACTCCACCCCCACTAGCATCACTGAATGTTAGCAAG CTTGCCAATCGAGCACGGACAGAAAAGGAGGACAAGCTGTCCCAAGCCTATGCAATCAGTGCTGGGGTTTCTGTGGAGGGCCAACAGCTATTCCAGACTATTCACAAAAC cATCAAAGACTGTAAATGGCAGGAGAAGAACATTATTGTGATGGACGACGTCATAATCTCGCCGCCTTACCAGGTTGAGAACTGCAAAGGCAAAGAGGGAAGCGCTTTAAGTCATGTACGCAAAATA GTTGAGAAACATTTTAGAGACGTGGAAAGTCAGAAGTCCATGCAACGTTCACAAGCACAGCAAACACAGAAGGACTCCACTTTATCTTCTTGA
- the gngt2b gene encoding guanine nucleotide-binding protein G(I)/G(S)/G(O) subunit gamma-T2b, with the protein MARDMSDKEILKMELDQLKKEVSTARTPVGANCAETISFVEERAPNDPLIKGVPDDKNPYKGDKGGCIVT; encoded by the exons ATGGCTCGGGATATGTCAGATAAGGAAATCCTGAAAATGGAACTTGATCAATTGAAGAAGGAAGTAAGCACAGCTAGGACACCG GTGGGTGCAAACTGTGCAGAAACTATTTCTTTTGTGGAGGAAAGGGCACCAAATGATCCGCTGATTAAGGGCGTTCCAGATGACAAGAACCCCTACAAGGGAGACAAGGGAGGCTGTATAGTAACATAG